TGTATTTACTCCAATGGAATTCATAAGCTTGGCCATAGGCTATTAAGCCGTAtactacacagaaaataaatgcaaatttaaaagaaactctGAAACCTAAAAATGTTTGCCTTTTAAGAGGAAGAAATCTTACATAATATCTGTAAGATATGCAGTGCTCTGTTATGCCTCACAGAATGCATCTGTTTAGCAGTCATCTTTGTAATTGTGAATGACCCTTTGGGAATAGAACGATCACGTCTGAGGTGATTGAGGTGCCTCCTCAAGTACTGGCCATGGCTTGAAGCAGCCTGAAAGCCCTTGGGAAATATGTGGTGTACAAGTTACTTTCATTCAACATATGGGAAAAAGAGGGGCAGGTTCCAAAATAGTGCCTTCTCTCCTATGGGAAtggttttctgaaagctttgtcCGTTTTCCATACCAGATAGAAAATCATTAATGCAACTTAGTAACTAGCCAGATTTCTCACTGCTAAACCAGATggatattttaatgtttattctTCAGTAATTTCTTTTAAGAGTAAGTGCTATTACAGAGGCTTTGCTAGGTTTTTGTTGATGTCAGACTCCCCATACCCATGCCACTCTGACCACCAGTGCAGAAGTGCAACCACTGGAAACTGGAGATTGTAGCTTAGGCCTTATTTGACTATTTTACCATGACAATGACTCTCAGAACTCTGAACTCCCTTTTGAAACATTGCGTAATAATTTTTCCAATACTGCCCTCATCTGGTCAAATtttgtaaaagaataaaataaatcacttgaACTGGCAGTTGTTCTATACCAGTTACAGGCTGAGGGCACAAGCAATTTGAAGTTTGTAAGTGTTGCCCAATGCTCTGTATCATTTCAAGTACCTCATTCTCTCTACCTAGCACAAATTGCAATGGGAAGTACGTCAGCGAGAAGAGGAGATTGCAGAGTTGCAAAAGGCTTTGAGTGATATGCAAGTCTACCTCTTCCAGGAGAGGGAACATGTCCTTCGTCTTTACTCAGAGAATGACCGGCTGAAAATCAGGTGTGCTGTCTTAGGTGCTGGGCTGGGTCCCTGGCAGTAGCAAGTGTGTGCATTATGTTCTAGTTCTCATTCAGATCTGGAGCCTTCAGAGAAGCAATTATGCCACACTTCCCAGGCAGGGCTCCTATGAAATCGTACCAATCTTGGAGGTGGAATGCAATCCGTTGGGCTACTAAATATGTTTCCACTTATTATTCCTCCTATTCCAGTAGTAGAAGGAAGAGCAGAAGTTGAATATTGTGAGTTGACTGTTCAAATATAGAGGTTCTGGTTTAAGCagactgtggtgggttgaccttggctggatgccaggtgccctccaagctgctctatcactcccctcctcaccGGGATAGGGGGCGAAAAGTAcaacaaaaggctcatgggttgagataaggacaggcAGAGGTCACTCGCCAATTactgtcacgggcaaaacagacttgacttgacttggggaaatcaATTTATTACCAATCGAATCAGAGTAGGATAAcgagaaacaaaaccaaatcttaaaaactttccccccacccctcccttcttcctgggctcaacttgaTTCCCGAATTTTCTacctccttccctgcagcagcacaggaggacggggaatgggggttgtggtcagttcatcacacattgtttctgctgctccttcctgctcattctcttcccctgctccagtatggggtccctcccacaggagacagtcttccatgaacttctccaatgtgagtccttcccacaggctgcagttcttcacgaactgccgcagtgtgggtcctttccatggggtgcagtccttcaggaacagactgctccagcgtgggtcccccatggggtcagaagtcctgccagcaaacctgttctggcatggggtcctctctccacaggtccaTAGGTCGTGCCagaagcctgctccagtgcaggcttcccacggggtcacagcctccttcaggcatccacctgctctggcacagggtcctccatgggctgcaggtggatatctgctccaccattaacttccatgggctgcagggggacagcctgcctcaccatggtcttcaccatgggctgcaggggaatctgcCCTGGcccctggagcacctcctccccctccttcttcactgaccttggtgtctggagagttgtttctctcacatattctcactcttctgactgctgctgctctgcagcagttttttccccGCTTCTTAAATCTGTTATCAAAGAGGCACTACAactgttgctgatgggctcagacTTGGCCAGCTTCTGGCATCAtttcacagaagccacccctgtagatcccccactaccaaaacctggccacacaaacccaatacacgGACCTTGCACCTGCCTGGCAAAACTTCCTCCCTCAGCCCTAAAAACACTTAAGCTCAAACAGAGAACACAGACCAAAGCAAACAGTTTCCTCTCACTCTGTGAGATCATGTTGACAGACACTCCTTTTTAATGCCATTTAGTTGATGAACTGGAATATAACCTACTATACCAGACTAGCTGCCAGTGACAAAGGAGTTCCCAGCCTTCTTCAGAACATTTGTGGGTGATAATAATCAAGTTTTCTGTTCAAGCTTTAAGAACTTAAATCAAAATGTGTATTGGTGTGCTTTGGCACTTCTCAAGAGTGTGATGAAATGTCTGATATTGCCCTTAGTgtagtttgctttaaaaacaatggACACTTACAATCTGTTGAATGAAGGTATCTGAAAGGATTTTAGGTAGTTCATAACTCTGTAATGCAAATTCTTTGCCACCATGTGCTGTTGTTGTATCAGCCTATGTGGTATTGTCATATTTGAAAAGAGGAGTGCTCCCCAATGCCAGCGGAATGGGTGGTGATGTTCTTACATCGGCAACATCAGTAACGTCTTTGGGAGTTTTTAAAGCAGTATTCTCGAGAACTGCAGCAGTTTGGAAAACTTGTAAGCATGAACGAGTAAACTAATAGGACTGTGTCACAATGTCTTGATGTACTTAAAAGTAGCAGTGTGCTGACCACTTTCTTTGAATTCCAGGGAACTGgaggatagaaaaaaaattcaacatcTCCTGGCTTTAGTGGGAACGGACAAAGGAGAAGTTACATATTTTCACAAGGAGCCTCCACATAAGGCAAGTTACGTTTTTCTGTAGAACTCTGCTTTTGATTGTAACATGAAGATCTGTACCCCAGGGGCTGACCACAGACCAGATCTGTCCTGCAAGTCAGAAGTTGCAAAATAGGCCCAAAGAAGGAGCGACGTGTAGCAACATCAGATTTTAGTATAGCTGCTGACAGATAAGTAGGAATACACTGGAAGTAGGTCATCTTCGCATCAGTCCCCTTCTACCTTCAAAACATACCTCCAGATGAGCCTCGTAAATATCAGATAGGAGTCTGAAGCCATCTGGCAAATGGTCATTGAGAAGTTGAAGAGAACaccacaaagagaaaaagaaaaaaaggaactgcaGAAGATGACCAAGTATGGTGTTTGAAGATCAGCTGTCTCAGAGTGCCTATCTCTTAGGGCCCCAGTAAAGGATAAAGCAGTGTTGAGGTTGCTGCAGCAGTTTCCTAGGGAGAAGACTGCAGAAAAGGCACCCCCTCCAGGCAATATTGTATtgcatatttcagaaataaaagtcaATTGATTAAATGGCAGTGCATACGAAGTGCAGTGTAGTTGAACCTACTTAAGAAAGTCATGAATCATGAATGATTCAGACATACAGAAACTGTGATGGAATACAGGATTTATCTTGGAATAAGGTGCACAAAAAGGCTGAAATATGCTGCATTGTTTGTGGTTGCTCTGCACTGCTTAAGCAGTTTAAAAATCTTGCAGAAGCTTTAAAATTATCTGATACAGGGTAGCCTAAAATTAGGCCTATTATATGGCATCGACCTCAAGATAAGCATTGGGGTTACAACCTGCTCCCTCATGGCCTGCTGGCTTTGTTAAGTGGGTTTCAGTTCAACAGTTAGATTGTTTCAATAGTTTTATTGGTTAGCTTTTATCCCAGGCTTGTTCAGTAGCTTGAGTGAACATGCTGATAAATCAAGCTTCATGTTTCTCTGCCTTGCTAAGGCAAGGAgtatgaaagaaggaaataacatGATCTTCATCTTtacctttctcttctcctctctgtcCCCAAAATGCTCCTTTTCCTGCTGAGGGTGCTGATTTTCATCCTAATGAAGCCAGCAAAGGCAGGATTACTTTCCAgttgtttcagtgaaaaaaatagaaatggcAGAAATGGCAAAACTCAGCCATGATAAAGGAAACTTTTCAACAGACATTACACTTGTGAATGTCTTCCTTGTCTTGTGGTAGAAGTAAGGTAATGCTGTTCTTTTGGATATCTCAATTTACTCTCTAAGATTTGTTCTTGACCATTGCAACTTCGGAGAAGTCAGATGTTCAGTGCAGATATTTACTCTTGTTTCTATAGGTTACTGTTCTGCAAAGGCCGGCTAAATCCAGACAGTCACATGAACGAAATGATACTTCTAGAACAGGTACCACACTGAGCTGATTAACAGCAGCTCAGCTATTGATActtgtttctctgtgtgtttgtgtccaGTATACCAAGATAATTCATTACTGTGAATACTTTGGTATGTGTCCATTAAGTTATTTAAATGTGTCCTtgtgtacatacatatacatatggTACTCTTGGCTTCCCTTcagaatcttttaaaataacctgAGCTGGCTCTCATGTCTGTGATCTGCTCAGCTAAGGAAGAGGCTGGTATGGCTGTTTTGGAGCCATACAGGTGCCAACAGGGCAGGTGCCCTTAGCCACAGCTGTTCCAAGGTGTGGGGTTCTGCCTGCCTTTGGTGTAGACAGTAGTGTAGGCCTGTATGCCTACTTactgattttctcttttgaaagaaCTGCCTCTTCCAAGTTGACTGAAATTAGCTAACAAGCTCAAAACTCATTCAAGGCTTGATGCTTGTGCAGCTGTGTCATCTGCCTATTCAtcatttatttaagaaaatttgtTAAGTTTGCTTTCTATATATGCCAAGAAAATTCGTAGGTTCCTTAGATATTGTGGTGTGATAGTGTTGGATAAAGGTATGCGATCACCAAAAGTTCTGAAACTCTTTTCTTACAGCTAGCCCTCCTAGAAGTCCTCGTGACTGTAGCAGTGGCAagctttttcctgttcttgtaGGCCTGCCAGAACATACAGTATTTCGTGCTTGGGAAAGTACTGCAGGTAAATTGGAAAacccttttctgcttctgttaaaTTTCTGCAATAGGCACCAAGAGGAGCActtcaaaaccagcagcaaaaggagagaAACCAGAAAGTCCTGAGAGATATCAGAGAGATAATCTAACGCTTTTACTTCAGGTAAAAATGTTTCCTAACCCATGGACATAATTCCTGGCTGTCCAGGAAATTATGATAGACAAATATGCTGTCTGCTTAGATAAGATGTAGACATACCAATTTTATCGGTCCCCACATCTTACTATGGATTTCCACTTTCTATCAGTTTCCTTAGCTATTTCTTTGCAATGAATGTAGGCTTAGATTTAAGAACTTGGGTCAGATTCTGGAAGCTTTACATAAGCAGATGTTCCAGTAATGTCAACTGGAATGTGTTGCCCTTAAATATAGAATGTGTAATTGATGTTATCTCCCATAATTTAATTGTGGCTATGAATTGACATTAAACCTACAGAAGATCTGCGGGGTTGGGTATTTTGTGGAAGTCTAACAAAAGCAATGTGTCTGAGACAGAATTAGGCAGCCCTGATAAGATGCATTAGTACAATGAAATGTTCTCGTTGCCTAGACTTCAGTGAAAGATAGGGTGTAGATAGCATGACAGAATGACAGATAAAATGTGCAGAATCACTGAGGAAGATACCAGAAACTGTATGTAAAGCATGAGGAAGGATGAGTCAAGAAGAGCAAATCAAAGAGCATACTTGTACAGCAGATAGAtagatttgttgttgttgttgttcaaGGGCAGTGGTGACTGACCTAGTGGCCAGTTAGCTGTCTAACAACATTTTTTCTGGAGCAAAAGCATCATACAAAATTGTCATAAAAATAAGCAATCTAAATATAGGCCAAATTTTTTCAGACAGTTTCTTATACGTAGGCCAGGTGCACATTTTTCAATTACTTGTTCCAATTTGTCTCCCTGATTGTGCCCTAGATCAAGATTCTTTGCATCCCTCTCCTTCACTCATTATCTTGTTTACATTTAGTAATTCATTCTGGTTGAGTAATTTCTTTGTTCAAGATATGTGGACTTGCTGCCTTCCTAGAATTTTGGCATTTTTATATCACTATTTCACTGGAAGATGGTAGCATAGGGACAGAAGTGTCTCTGCATATTCTACAGGATTTGTCACATCCTGTGTGCAATTTAAATCTTTCCAATATCTTTGATCTATTGTTGCTGCTTATAATATGCCTGTCTTGCCtatagcatattttttttcttaaaatattttagttgttTCAAATACTtagcattaaaacaaaaataaacatttgagaAGTTAGAACTCTCAAAGGTATTATCGAGTAAAGTCTTTGATCTGAATCTTGGAATTCAAAAGACTTGCAAGgacaggagcagagctgctgtgaggTCTTATTCAGTAATATCTTTGTTTGCTTATTCAGGTGGAGGCCCTGCAAGCTCAGTTAGAAGAACAGACACGACTATCCAAGGAACAGGTTGAGGCACTACTAGAGGACAGGCGGATCCACATGGAGGAAGCCCAGGTCCAGCATCAGAGGGACCAGGACAAGATCAAAACTATAACAGATAAGTGAGTGGGAGAGAATGACCATGATGTAGTCATGAgatgagaagagagaggaacaatagaaatattttggctttcAGTATGTTGCTTCCTGcagcacacagaaaagcaaattatgCAGCCATCTGTTTGGTAGTGTGTGTGGAAGATGAACAGAGTAATCTACATATTAAAAATCGTATTTCACATTGGAAGAATATAACTTCTTTCATTAGATGAGAAGAGCTGAACTCGTTAGGAAAGCAcctttttcttccatgcttCTTCCAACATGCAATGATGACTGGGGAAATTAAGGTAGGAACTAGGAAAGAAGCTAATTTACTCCGCTGGGATCCCTTTTTTACAGACTCCATAAGACCCAAAATCTCTTATATGAGAGTACCCGTGACTTTCTCCAGCTCAAGTTTGATGCCCGAGCCAGTGAGAAGGCAtggatggcagagaaggacAGTCTGTTGAGGAAACTTGACAATGATCTGGATCAGCTTATTATCAGCAAGGAgccaggaagagagaagaaacagagaggtACCAAGAAGATGCTTCGAGCAGATGATGGAGCTTGGAAACTccacagcagagaaataaaggTACTTTTTTTGTCCTAGGTAGAGGCTCTTTAACAGTTTTTGACTAGAAAATTGCAAGCATCTGGGTTTTGTCAAGATAGGCAGTAGCTAGTAGCTGTTTCAAGGCTGTACTGGCTTGCTGTAAGTTACGTTGTTGTTGGcactaatgtaaaaaaaaaccctgcctcAAAATCAGCATTGCAGATAAAATGTATAGTTAGGATTTATGGTAGCACTTCACTGTCAGTTTCTTTTATGCCCAGAACAAATCCCTACTTCTGCAAGCCATGTGGTATGTGGGCCAACAGTTCTTACCCTGCTTGTTGCACATGCCTTTCTTTCAGTGTAAATGCTCTCAGCTAATGGACTTCGAATGCAGTGTCAGTATCTTCCTTGCTGCTATCGGCAGAGAATAAGTCCTTTCAGTTGATGTCCCCCAGCTCTTCTACAGTAgtctggatttttcttccacttctaGTATACTTCCAGTGAGAATTTGAGAGAACTGAAGTGGGTAAATAGGCAATAGGGAATTGTTTTCATCTACCACTGAATGCAGGTGCTTCTGAAATGCAGTACTGGGCAAGCAGCTGTGAAAAGGGGAATTACAGCATTAgttgaatattatttttaaggggaagaggagagagttCTTTAACTGATAATGAGCAGTCATGCAGAACTGATAACCTAATTAAAAGGTTTTGGTAATTGGAAGTAGTATTAGAGTATTGTCCTTACCTGGTTATTTCATTAGCTTTAGCTCCaattgttaatttttatttgcctgTCATATTGTCAATCTAGCACACCTGCTTTTTCAGAGCAGGAGAAATTTTGTGAGCTCTGGGGATTGAGttgattctttctttcctacTATGTCCTAGTCACTGCAAGAACAGCTAATGCAGGAACAGCGCCTATCAAACATGTATAGAGAGCAGTGTGTCACCCTGGAAGGTGAGCTGGCTAGGATTCGTGAGGAGGGAGATGTTGGCAGAGAACGGTTTAAGGTAATTAGTCTGTAACTATCTGCTAGCTATCTGATGATCTTGCAGCCTTTATTTTGTATACGCTATTGAGTTTTCATCTCCATAGGAACGCTCAGAAAAGATGGGGAAGCGCCTGAAGCTGATGACTCAGCGATATGAGGCCTTGGAAAAACGTCGTAATATGGAAGTGGAAGGCTTCAAGAATGACATTAAGCAGCTTCGGCAGAAGCTGAAAGATGTagagaagcagctttttaaGGTAACAGCTAAGCATTTCTGAGGCAGACTGTTATGGGCTTACCCTATAGAGGTGTATTCTTGGTATTTAAATGCAATATTTCCCTAGAgttaaggaaataatttcttttgtaaGTGCTCCTTTAGATATTAATATTTGACAAAACTTGCCCTCTCATGTATTTtatgaagcaaaaaatatttgtctttgtcAATCAGTCAGGCATCAAGCTTGCCAGGAACTGTCCTGATTATACATTAGCTGTGTATTTTTGTTGCAGCTCTGGAAGTTTTTATCTGATACCTGTAGCTCACTTAGCTGTCTCAAAATTGCAAAGCAGTGAAGTAGTTTGTTTCAGAAGTATATCCTGCAAAGAAACTGATgattggttttctttctgaggGCCatagtgtttggttttgttccagtAAGAGGTAGATCATTGACTTAAGCATTGTGCATATTCTATTTATTCCTTTGTTAATATCTCATTTGTAAGTCTGCAACAGTCACTGCAGAAACAATGGCTGGAAGTTGAAGCTGTGTACTCTGTAGTAGCTTCCAGATGTCTACATGAACATCAGAACAGCTTAGAAGGGAAGCCATGGCCTTGATGCGGCTTGGAGTTTAGGATGAGATATTTATCTAAGATATGGTTGAGAGGATGATCTAGGCATAGCTTTTGTCCAGCTGACTCTCTTTCAGGAGTCTGGCAGTGATATCAGTTCacttgttttctctgcttttgacGCACAGTTCAGTTTACTTAGACTAACACATTTGTCTTCAGTAAaggcttagatttttttttaattttttgttggGCTGTGGGTTTTTAAACTTTATTCTTTAAGGACTGAACAGCATatgtgaaaggggaaaaattgcCTGTGATACCTTTACTATAGACCTGTATGTTTGTAACTGGGGGTGTGCTCTTAATTGtattcttaatttctttacacTTTTAACCACAAgagggcagaggaagaaaatgcatgCTAGAAGTCTCCAGGGTGATCTTTAAATCCTCATCACTTGAGGTCAAAATGACTACAGATGACTAAATTTCCTGATTTGCATATTAAAATCTTTGACCAAGAACTACATTATGACAATGAGACACACTAAAGGGTCGAAAGAAAAGAGGGCTTTGAGAGCAGCTTCCaaggctgtgctgctctgccGTTGAAAGTGACTGGGCTGGCATGCTATCCTGTTCCAGGGTGACAGGAAATGGCAGCCCTGGCTAGCTTGCCATCAGGAATTCTGATTATCCATCAGCCTTTGTTCAGCTCAGTATGGGCCATATGGCATGGCCTGAGACTAGGCATTGTACTTGAACTGCTCTTGAATCATATGCAGTTCAGAAGGCAGCAGGTTGGCCACAGCAGTTAATTCACCACCAGTagcaaaagatgaaaaaatgtcACCATATCAGATGAAGTACTTAGAactagataaatattttaacttgcCTCATTTTGTAGCTCTCTAAATAATACAGGAATTAGAAAGCAGTCAACAGGTTATGGGTAAACTTGATTATATTCTATCCAGATTTCTTCCTCATCAGTAATATAACACCATAATGTATGAAagctttgttctttatttttggtTCTGGAGCACCTTTCTGTTGGTGATATGCATTAGCCTAGTGATACTAGCTTAAGCATCACGTTTGCTAGCTACAAAGGGTCTCCATTAGAGTTCTCTCCCTCATATCCTTATCATAATACTCTCTAAATAGTATTCTGtatagctttgtttttcttaatctggttttcttttcctttttaggtGACTCTGAATATTGGACCAGACCAGGATCTTGCAATTCTGCATGAGGTCCTCCAAGGAAACAGACTGACCCATAAAATTCAAGGAGAACTAAaaaacttaaaagcaaaaatctaTGCGTTAGAGAATGAACTACGGGTCTGCTGAAGCTGAGCTATTAGCTGGCATCCTACTTTTAGGAATGGGACATTGCTAGGCTGGAATAGTCAGATGTgggagcagctcctgcctgtcTGTTTCCTGGCATCCAGTAACAGAGGGCTTGAGGAAATCTGCAGTTAATGTCATAACATTGTACATGAGCCATTCCTAACGTGCCAGATTATATTGCTGTTTCAGCTGAGAGATGGCACCTGATAAGACTGACAGAAAGTACATGATGACTGATATATCAGGAATGTGCTTATGACTTCATTTTACCTTCATATTTGTGGTAGAGGTCGGTGTATACTGGCCTCCACCTTTATTTGGAGCATATTATAAACACATATATGTttataatgaaattaataatcATG
Above is a genomic segment from Nyctibius grandis isolate bNycGra1 chromosome 5, bNycGra1.pri, whole genome shotgun sequence containing:
- the CCDC77 gene encoding coiled-coil domain-containing protein 77, with translation MSATDRSAGTCPRSRRRATPRVASRYASSQSPSQEDFTPLPSISERLAFLRPSRELLEYYRKKIDDFDEEHEDLVKRLERYKETYDEQHKLQWEVRQREEEIAELQKALSDMQVYLFQEREHVLRLYSENDRLKIRELEDRKKIQHLLALVGTDKGEVTYFHKEPPHKVTVLQRPAKSRQSHERNDTSRTGTKRSTSKPAAKGEKPESPERYQRDNLTLLLQVEALQAQLEEQTRLSKEQVEALLEDRRIHMEEAQVQHQRDQDKIKTITDKLHKTQNLLYESTRDFLQLKFDARASEKAWMAEKDSLLRKLDNDLDQLIISKEPGREKKQRGTKKMLRADDGAWKLHSREIKSLQEQLMQEQRLSNMYREQCVTLEGELARIREEGDVGRERFKERSEKMGKRLKLMTQRYEALEKRRNMEVEGFKNDIKQLRQKLKDVEKQLFKVTLNIGPDQDLAILHEVLQGNRLTHKIQGELKNLKAKIYALENELRVC